A stretch of Paracoccus sp. MA DNA encodes these proteins:
- the clpS gene encoding ATP-dependent Clp protease adapter ClpS, translating into MTNRPGDREEVELGVKTRPRTQRPPMYKVLLLNDDFTPMEFVVHVLERLFNMSHAQAIEIMLTVHRKGVAVVGVFSHEIAETKVAQVMELARRQQHPLQCTMEKE; encoded by the coding sequence ATGACGAACCGACCCGGGGACCGCGAAGAGGTCGAGCTGGGGGTCAAGACCCGCCCCCGCACGCAACGGCCTCCGATGTACAAGGTCTTGCTTCTGAACGACGATTTCACCCCGATGGAATTCGTCGTGCATGTGCTTGAGCGGCTGTTCAACATGAGCCATGCCCAGGCGATCGAGATCATGCTGACGGTCCATCGCAAGGGGGTGGCCGTCGTGGGCGTCTTCTCGCACGAGATCGCCGAAACCAAGGTGGCGCAGGTCATGGAACTGGCGCGCCGCCAGCAGCATCCGCTGCAATGCACCATGGAAAAAGAGTAG
- the ndk gene encoding nucleoside-diphosphate kinase translates to MAIERTLSIIKPDATKRNLTGKINAKFEDAGLRIIAQKRIQLTLAQAGQFYAEHKERPFYGELTEFMTSEPVVVQVLEGEGAILKNREVMGATNPANADEGTIRKEFALSVGENSVHGSDSPEAAAREIAFFFSGLELVG, encoded by the coding sequence ATGGCCATCGAACGCACGCTTTCGATCATCAAACCCGACGCCACCAAGCGCAACCTGACCGGCAAGATCAACGCCAAGTTCGAGGATGCCGGCCTGCGCATCATCGCGCAGAAGCGCATCCAGCTGACGCTGGCGCAAGCCGGCCAGTTCTATGCCGAGCACAAGGAACGCCCCTTCTACGGCGAACTCACCGAATTCATGACCTCGGAGCCGGTGGTGGTGCAGGTCCTGGAAGGCGAGGGCGCCATCCTGAAGAACCGCGAAGTCATGGGCGCGACCAACCCGGCCAATGCCGATGAGGGCACCATCCGCAAGGAATTCGCTCTCTCGGTCGGCGAAAACTCGGTCCACGGCTCGGACAGCCCCGAAGCTGCGGCGCGCGAGATCGCCTTCTTCTTCTCGGGCCTCGAACTGGTCGGCTGA
- a CDS encoding SUF system Fe-S cluster assembly protein codes for MSTENLKEGDPLIAPSTTDHPLYDSVVEACKTVYDPEIPVNIFDLGLIYTIDINDENAVRIVMTLTAPGCPVAGEMPGWVADAVEPLPGVKQVDVEMTFQPQWGMDMMSEEARLELGFI; via the coding sequence ATGAGCACCGAAAACCTCAAGGAAGGCGATCCGCTGATCGCGCCCTCGACCACGGATCACCCCCTCTATGATAGTGTGGTCGAGGCCTGCAAGACGGTCTACGACCCCGAGATCCCGGTCAATATCTTCGACCTGGGCCTGATCTACACGATCGACATCAACGACGAGAACGCCGTGCGCATCGTCATGACCCTGACCGCGCCGGGCTGTCCGGTGGCGGGCGAGATGCCCGGCTGGGTCGCCGATGCGGTCGAGCCACTGCCCGGCGTCAAGCAGGTGGATGTCGAGATGACCTTCCAGCCGCAATGGGGCATGGACATGATGTCCGAAGAGGCCCGCCTGGAGCTCGGCTTCATTTGA
- a CDS encoding D-alanyl-D-alanine carboxypeptidase family protein, whose amino-acid sequence MILFAWALPMAVAAAPFAAFVMDARTGQEIYAQNADTRLHPASLTKMMTLYMAFNAIERGQVRLDSKFLVSSHAAAQPPSRLGLKPGQRIELRYLIRAAAVKSANDAATVIGEGLAGSEAKFAAQMTQMARALGMRNTNFRNANGLTAEGHYSTARDMTLLGRRLFYDFPQYYSIFSRRSADAGIATVASTNKRFLDSYEGADGIKTGYTRAAGFNLTASAKRGSKRIIATVMGGTSTAHRNQVMAQLLDAGFGKAPTRVREVKPAPPQYVAEKKVRRTVQVARTEPRPAAANVQLSASDRPVARASTVAVVTPAAISAAVSRAQATAPAPARSASTLTASARPARKPGTGQLANAAIDSELLARAARPEARPEEGDAPETAAAPVDAARPMPAPRGDRSAGLTTAPAAGSPSLFVQTTQPQPESMALLAAPAPAQRSETVILASLEPDDQAAPQATEIVSRGSGAGGKGWGVTLGLFRSQHEAEQLLLKTALQESGALGSAMSRVANTRRGFEANFVGMSKETAELACNRIAARHQSCQVIGP is encoded by the coding sequence ATGATCCTATTCGCCTGGGCGCTGCCCATGGCAGTGGCCGCCGCCCCTTTCGCAGCCTTCGTCATGGATGCGCGAACCGGGCAGGAAATCTACGCGCAGAACGCGGATACCCGGCTTCATCCGGCCTCGCTGACCAAGATGATGACGCTTTACATGGCCTTCAACGCCATCGAGCGCGGCCAGGTCCGGCTGGACAGCAAGTTCCTGGTCTCCAGCCACGCGGCCGCGCAGCCGCCCTCGCGGCTGGGGCTGAAGCCGGGCCAGCGGATCGAGCTGCGTTACCTGATCCGCGCGGCGGCGGTGAAATCCGCCAATGACGCGGCCACGGTGATCGGCGAAGGGCTGGCCGGGTCCGAGGCGAAATTCGCCGCGCAGATGACCCAGATGGCCCGGGCGCTGGGGATGCGCAACACGAATTTCCGCAATGCCAACGGCCTGACGGCCGAGGGGCATTATTCCACCGCCCGCGACATGACCCTGCTGGGCCGGCGGCTGTTCTACGATTTCCCGCAATATTACTCGATCTTCTCGCGCCGTTCGGCGGATGCGGGCATCGCCACCGTCGCCAGCACCAACAAGCGGTTCCTCGACAGCTACGAAGGCGCGGACGGCATCAAGACCGGCTATACCCGCGCGGCGGGCTTCAACCTGACCGCCTCGGCCAAGCGCGGCTCGAAGCGCATCATCGCCACGGTGATGGGCGGCACCTCGACCGCGCATCGCAACCAGGTGATGGCGCAATTGCTGGACGCCGGCTTCGGAAAGGCCCCCACCCGTGTGCGAGAGGTCAAGCCTGCGCCGCCGCAATACGTGGCCGAGAAGAAGGTGCGCCGCACCGTGCAGGTCGCCCGGACCGAACCGCGCCCGGCGGCGGCGAACGTGCAGCTTTCCGCCTCCGACCGGCCGGTGGCGCGGGCCTCGACCGTCGCGGTGGTGACGCCGGCGGCGATCTCGGCCGCGGTCTCGCGCGCCCAGGCGACGGCGCCCGCCCCCGCCCGCAGCGCCAGCACGTTGACGGCAAGCGCCCGGCCGGCCCGCAAGCCCGGCACCGGCCAGCTGGCCAATGCCGCGATCGATTCCGAACTTCTGGCCCGCGCGGCGCGTCCCGAAGCCCGCCCGGAAGAAGGCGATGCGCCCGAGACCGCGGCGGCGCCGGTCGATGCCGCCCGCCCGATGCCGGCGCCGCGCGGCGACCGGTCGGCCGGCCTGACGACCGCCCCGGCGGCCGGCTCGCCCTCGCTCTTCGTCCAGACCACCCAGCCGCAGCCGGAAAGCATGGCGCTGCTGGCCGCACCCGCCCCGGCGCAGCGGTCGGAAACCGTCATCCTCGCCTCGCTCGAACCCGACGACCAGGCCGCCCCGCAGGCGACCGAGATCGTCTCGCGCGGATCGGGCGCCGGCGGCAAGGGCTGGGGGGTTACGCTGGGCCTGTTCCGCTCGCAGCACGAGGCCGAGCAGCTGCTGCTCAAGACCGCGCTGCAGGAAAGCGGCGCGCTCGGCAGCGCGATGAGCCGGGTCGCCAATACCCGGCGCGGCTTCGAGGCGAATTTCGTCGGCATGAGCAAGGAAACCGCCGAGCTCGCCTGCAACCGGATCGCCGCCCGGCATCAGAGCTGCCAGGTGATCGGCCCCTGA
- a CDS encoding histidine phosphatase family protein, whose amino-acid sequence MPDWPDLYLMRHGQTEWNAQGRMQGRLDSPLTPLGQAQARRLAWLVRDLRGVARYASTAGRAQQTARIVFGGQDFRADERLHEIDIGDFTGRLWEELRATHPAIFGSGGLDWYDRAPGGEHFAGLEARVRAFLDDLTGPALIVTHGITLRMLRLVAMDLPLRRLPEMPVMQGALHLVSRGRHRVFF is encoded by the coding sequence ATGCCGGACTGGCCCGACCTCTACCTGATGCGGCACGGCCAGACCGAATGGAATGCCCAGGGGCGGATGCAGGGGCGGCTGGATTCGCCGCTGACGCCGCTGGGGCAGGCGCAGGCGCGCCGGCTGGCCTGGCTGGTGCGCGACCTGCGCGGCGTCGCGCGCTATGCCAGCACCGCCGGGCGGGCGCAGCAGACGGCGCGCATCGTCTTCGGTGGGCAGGACTTCCGCGCAGACGAGCGGCTGCACGAAATCGACATCGGCGATTTCACCGGCAGGCTTTGGGAGGAGTTGCGCGCGACGCATCCCGCGATCTTCGGCTCCGGCGGGCTGGACTGGTATGACCGCGCGCCGGGGGGCGAGCATTTCGCCGGGTTGGAGGCGCGGGTGCGCGCCTTCCTGGACGATCTGACCGGGCCGGCGCTGATCGTCACCCATGGCATCACCCTGCGCATGCTGCGGCTGGTGGCGATGGACCTGCCGCTGCGGCGCCTGCCCGAAATGCCGGTCATGCAGGGCGCGCTGCATCTGGTCAGCCGCGGCCGGCACCGGGTCTTCTTCTAG
- a CDS encoding sugar O-acetyltransferase encodes MTAREDMLAGLPYHPGDGELVAMRKTAQGLMRDYNATIIGDKTRARTLTQLLGTWNGAVIRAPFHVDYGKHIHFGPDCFVNYGCFFMDICEIRIGARCQFGTAVQLLTEDRPRDRESRARGEEWGKPISIGDDVWIGGGAVVLPGISIGDGAIVGAGAVVTRDVAPGATVVGNPARPLPPKG; translated from the coding sequence TTGACCGCGCGCGAGGACATGCTGGCCGGCCTGCCCTATCATCCCGGGGATGGCGAGCTGGTGGCGATGCGCAAGACCGCGCAGGGGCTGATGCGCGACTACAATGCCACCATCATCGGCGACAAGACCCGCGCCCGCACCCTGACCCAGCTGCTGGGCACCTGGAACGGCGCGGTGATCCGCGCGCCCTTCCATGTCGATTACGGCAAGCATATCCATTTCGGCCCGGATTGCTTCGTGAATTACGGCTGTTTCTTCATGGATATCTGCGAAATCCGCATCGGCGCGCGCTGCCAGTTCGGCACTGCCGTGCAATTGCTGACCGAGGACCGGCCCCGCGACCGTGAAAGCCGCGCCCGGGGCGAGGAATGGGGCAAGCCGATCAGCATCGGCGACGATGTCTGGATCGGCGGCGGCGCCGTCGTCCTGCCCGGCATCTCGATCGGCGACGGCGCCATCGTCGGCGCCGGCGCGGTGGTGACCCGGGACGTGGCGCCGGGCGCCACGGTGGTCGGCAACCCGGCCCGGCCGCTGCCGCCGAAGGGCTGA
- a CDS encoding MipA/OmpV family protein produces the protein MTRIAAFALLAATALTSPALGQSLGREFSVDAGLGLKYGPAFMGSDNLDAAPWFILRNADADRDQPDGFSILPSLNYVGKRDADDHDDLRGMDDIGYAGEIGVKLSWRMGDLTSYGAIRKGFGGHHGLVGELGAKYRFEASDKLTLWTGAELGLGDDDFTGTYFGVAPGETRPGRPEHDPDGGAYIARVSIEARYEFMPDTAVMGRLSYGRLLGDAGDSPLVETRSQPSVSIGLARRLNFRF, from the coding sequence ATGACCAGGATAGCCGCGTTCGCGCTTCTCGCCGCCACCGCCCTGACCTCGCCCGCGCTGGGGCAGTCGCTGGGGCGCGAGTTCTCGGTCGATGCCGGCCTGGGGCTGAAATACGGGCCGGCATTCATGGGCTCGGACAATCTGGATGCCGCGCCCTGGTTCATCCTGCGCAACGCCGATGCCGACCGCGACCAGCCGGATGGGTTCTCGATCCTGCCCTCGCTGAACTATGTCGGCAAGCGCGACGCCGACGATCACGACGACCTGCGCGGCATGGACGATATCGGCTATGCCGGCGAGATCGGCGTGAAACTATCCTGGCGCATGGGCGATCTGACCAGCTACGGCGCCATCCGCAAGGGGTTCGGCGGCCATCACGGACTGGTGGGCGAGCTGGGCGCGAAATACCGATTCGAGGCCAGCGACAAGCTGACGCTCTGGACCGGCGCCGAGCTGGGCCTGGGCGACGACGATTTCACCGGCACCTATTTCGGCGTGGCGCCCGGCGAGACCCGCCCCGGCCGACCCGAGCATGATCCGGACGGCGGCGCCTATATCGCCCGCGTCAGCATCGAGGCGCGCTATGAATTCATGCCCGACACGGCGGTGATGGGCCGGCTGAGCTATGGCCGCCTGCTGGGCGATGCCGGCGATTCGCCCCTGGTCGAGACGCGCAGCCAGCCCTCGGTCAGCATCGGCTTGGCACGGCGGCTGAACTTCCGCTTCTAG
- a CDS encoding SDR family NAD(P)-dependent oxidoreductase, whose amino-acid sequence MSLSIQGKTAIVTGAARGIGLAIARHFQEAGANVMFADSDEAALMAELGEQAAGEGPVRAFAGDLGQKLTLANLVSATIDAFDRVDILVNAHRMVQGCDPLTVNDELLGDMLRQNMMAGLRLSQMVARRMMAQVREEDEDALQHGAIVNVTSLAADWPQPQMLAYSIASAAQAQATRSLASALAPRRIRVNGVAFASIMSNNMQLKLREDPGLRDRMVAATPLGRIAGADELASTVQFLASEASSFVTGQILRVDGGRSLGDPLAPGVY is encoded by the coding sequence ATGAGCCTGTCCATCCAGGGCAAGACCGCCATCGTCACCGGCGCCGCGCGCGGCATCGGCCTGGCCATCGCCCGCCATTTCCAGGAGGCGGGAGCCAATGTCATGTTCGCCGACAGCGACGAAGCGGCGCTGATGGCCGAGCTGGGCGAGCAGGCGGCGGGCGAAGGGCCGGTGCGGGCCTTCGCCGGCGATCTTGGCCAGAAGCTGACGCTGGCGAACCTGGTCTCGGCCACCATCGACGCCTTCGACCGGGTGGACATCCTGGTCAACGCGCATCGCATGGTGCAGGGCTGCGATCCGCTGACGGTCAACGACGAACTGCTGGGCGACATGCTGCGCCAGAACATGATGGCGGGGCTGCGCCTGTCGCAGATGGTCGCGCGGCGCATGATGGCGCAGGTGCGCGAGGAGGACGAGGATGCGCTGCAACACGGCGCCATCGTCAACGTGACCTCGCTGGCCGCCGACTGGCCGCAGCCGCAGATGCTGGCCTATTCCATCGCCAGCGCGGCGCAGGCACAGGCCACGCGCTCGCTGGCCTCGGCGCTGGCGCCCAGGCGCATCCGGGTGAACGGCGTGGCCTTCGCCAGCATCATGTCGAACAACATGCAGCTGAAGCTGCGCGAGGACCCCGGCCTGCGCGACCGCATGGTGGCGGCGACGCCGCTGGGCCGCATCGCCGGCGCGGACGAGCTGGCCTCGACGGTGCAGTTCCTGGCCAGCGAGGCATCGAGCTTCGTCACCGGCCAGATCCTGCGCGTCGACGGCGGCCGCAGCCTGGGCGATCCGCTGGCGCCCGGGGTCTATTAG
- a CDS encoding ABC-F family ATP-binding cassette domain-containing protein has product MLRIDDISYSIAGRPLFEHASATIPDGHKVGLVGPNGAGKTTLFRLIRGELGLDGGAITLPPRARIGGVAQEAPGTATSVLETVLEADIERAALLAESADATDAHRIAEIQTRLADIDAWSAEARAATILRGLGFSTEDQARPTADYSGGWRMRVALAGVLFSQPDLLLLDEPTNYLDLEGALWLESYLARYPHTVIVISHDRDLLNRAVGHILHLEERRLVLYSGGYDIFARTRAEKRALQAAEAKKQDARRAHLQSFVDRFRAKATKARQAQARIKMLEKMEPITAPEEAKFHRFGFPQPDQLSPPIISLDGVTVGYDGRAVLRRLALRIDQDDRIALLGRNGQGKSTLSKLLAGRLEAMEGRIARSSKLRIGYFAQHQVDELELDETPIAHVRRLRPDEPPAKLRARLAGFGLMEAQAETRVGQLSGGQKARLSLLLATIDAPHLLILDEPTNHLDIESREALTEALNDYTGAVVLVSHDMHLLNLVADRLWLVDQGGVSPWQGDLDDYRRMLLAGEEKPEPKTEAKPAPKRPAREKILELRAEARRAEERVEKLTAMLEKLDAIMADPATYDDAQKAEAWGRKHAEASEAMQRAESLWMEALERLEEAERA; this is encoded by the coding sequence ATGCTGCGCATCGACGACATATCCTATTCCATCGCCGGACGGCCGCTGTTCGAGCACGCCTCGGCCACCATCCCGGACGGGCACAAGGTCGGCCTGGTCGGCCCGAACGGCGCCGGCAAGACTACGCTGTTCCGGCTGATCCGGGGCGAGCTGGGCCTTGACGGCGGCGCCATCACCCTGCCGCCCCGCGCCCGCATCGGCGGCGTCGCGCAGGAGGCGCCGGGCACCGCGACCAGCGTGCTGGAGACGGTGCTGGAGGCCGACATCGAACGCGCCGCGTTGTTGGCCGAATCCGCCGATGCCACCGACGCGCATCGCATCGCCGAGATCCAGACCCGGCTGGCCGATATCGACGCCTGGTCGGCCGAGGCGCGGGCCGCGACCATCCTGCGCGGCCTGGGCTTCTCGACCGAGGACCAGGCGCGGCCGACCGCCGACTATTCCGGCGGCTGGCGGATGCGGGTGGCGCTGGCCGGGGTGCTGTTCTCGCAGCCCGACCTGCTGCTGCTGGACGAGCCGACCAACTACCTCGACCTGGAAGGCGCGCTGTGGCTGGAAAGCTATCTGGCGCGCTATCCGCATACCGTCATCGTCATCAGCCACGACCGCGACCTGCTGAACCGCGCCGTGGGCCATATCCTGCATCTCGAGGAGCGCAGGCTGGTGCTCTATTCCGGCGGCTACGACATCTTCGCGCGGACCCGGGCCGAGAAACGCGCCTTGCAGGCCGCCGAGGCGAAGAAGCAGGACGCCCGCCGCGCGCATCTGCAAAGCTTCGTGGATCGCTTCCGCGCCAAGGCCACCAAGGCCCGCCAGGCCCAGGCCCGTATCAAGATGCTGGAGAAGATGGAGCCGATCACCGCCCCGGAAGAGGCCAAGTTCCACCGCTTCGGCTTTCCGCAGCCCGACCAGCTGTCGCCGCCCATCATCTCGCTGGACGGGGTGACGGTGGGCTATGACGGGCGGGCGGTGCTGCGGCGGCTGGCGCTGCGCATCGATCAGGACGACCGCATCGCGCTGCTGGGCCGGAACGGCCAGGGCAAGTCTACGCTGTCGAAGCTGCTGGCCGGCCGGCTGGAGGCGATGGAGGGGCGGATCGCGCGATCAAGCAAGCTGCGCATCGGCTATTTCGCCCAGCACCAGGTCGATGAGCTGGAACTGGACGAGACGCCCATCGCCCATGTCCGCCGCCTGCGCCCGGACGAGCCGCCGGCGAAGCTGCGCGCCCGGCTGGCCGGATTCGGATTGATGGAGGCGCAGGCCGAGACCCGGGTGGGCCAGCTCTCGGGCGGGCAGAAGGCGCGGCTGTCCTTGCTGCTGGCCACCATCGACGCGCCGCATCTGCTGATCCTCGACGAACCGACCAACCACCTGGACATCGAGAGCCGCGAGGCGCTGACCGAGGCATTGAACGACTATACCGGCGCCGTGGTGCTGGTCAGCCACGACATGCACCTGCTGAACCTGGTCGCGGACCGGCTGTGGCTGGTCGATCAGGGCGGGGTCAGCCCCTGGCAGGGCGACCTGGACGACTATCGCCGCATGCTGCTGGCCGGCGAGGAAAAGCCCGAGCCGAAAACCGAAGCGAAGCCGGCGCCGAAACGCCCCGCGCGCGAGAAGATCCTGGAGCTGCGCGCCGAGGCCAGGCGCGCCGAGGAGCGGGTCGAGAAGCTGACCGCCATGCTGGAAAAGCTGGACGCCATCATGGCCGATCCCGCGACCTATGACGATGCGCAGAAGGCCGAAGCCTGGGGCCGCAAGCATGCCGAGGCCAGCGAGGCGATGCAGCGCGCGGAAAGCCTGTGGATGGAGGCGCTGGAGCGGCTGGAGGAGGCCGAGCGGGCCTGA
- the hemF gene encoding oxygen-dependent coproporphyrinogen oxidase encodes MEMQDERQEAAAWFRELRDRIVAAFEALEDRGPGSAPPGRFEIRETKRGEDGGGGLMSVMRGGRVFEKVGVNWSAVHGELSAAARQAMAARGVPGIEADSRFWASGISLVAHMQNPHAPAVHMNTRMFWTPGAWWFGGGADLNPCLEVAEDTAHFHETLRAACAPHGADYYDRFKAWAEEYFFVPHRGRARGVGGIFYDDLNTGDWRADFAFTRAVGEAFLPAFLPLAEKRMAQPWGEAEKDAQLIHRGLYAEYNLVYDRGTKFGLATGHDPEAVLMSLPPMAKWV; translated from the coding sequence ATGGAAATGCAGGACGAGCGACAGGAGGCCGCGGCCTGGTTCCGGGAATTGCGCGACCGCATCGTCGCGGCCTTCGAGGCGCTGGAGGATCGTGGCCCCGGCTCGGCCCCGCCCGGCCGGTTCGAGATCCGCGAGACCAAGCGCGGCGAGGATGGCGGCGGCGGGCTGATGTCGGTGATGCGCGGCGGCCGGGTCTTCGAGAAGGTCGGCGTGAACTGGTCGGCGGTGCATGGCGAATTGTCCGCCGCGGCCCGGCAGGCCATGGCGGCGCGCGGCGTGCCGGGGATCGAGGCCGACTCGCGCTTCTGGGCCTCGGGCATCAGCCTGGTCGCGCATATGCAGAACCCGCATGCGCCGGCCGTCCACATGAACACGCGCATGTTCTGGACCCCCGGCGCCTGGTGGTTCGGCGGCGGCGCCGACCTGAACCCCTGCCTGGAAGTCGCCGAGGATACGGCACATTTCCACGAAACCCTGCGCGCAGCCTGCGCCCCGCATGGCGCGGATTACTACGACCGCTTCAAGGCCTGGGCGGAGGAGTATTTCTTTGTCCCGCATCGCGGCCGGGCGCGGGGCGTCGGCGGCATCTTCTACGACGACCTGAACACGGGCGACTGGCGCGCGGATTTCGCCTTTACCCGGGCGGTGGGCGAGGCTTTCCTGCCGGCCTTCCTGCCCCTGGCCGAAAAGCGCATGGCCCAGCCCTGGGGCGAGGCGGAAAAGGACGCGCAGCTGATCCATCGCGGCCTCTATGCCGAATACAACCTGGTCTATGACCGCGGCACCAAGTTCGGCCTGGCGACCGGCCACGATCCCGAGGCGGTGCTGATGAGCCTGCCGCCCATGGCGAAATGGGTCTGA
- a CDS encoding class I SAM-dependent methyltransferase produces the protein MAGSRLELVFGGTPPEGRWLLIGAGAATDLSPFDAARPQIVQGFYPDHRALQARGHEVVTEPSGAFDGAVVFLPRARAEARARIAEAAGRLAPGAALWIDGQKTDGIDAVLKEMRGLAPVDEVQSRGHGKIFRVTLPGGGWLPEDWPARDHQAAPGMVTRPGVFSADGPDPASQALAAALPDKLPTRIVDLGAGWGWLSAQILRHPGVEQLHLVEADAAALDCARRNVTDPRARFHWADALDFRLPEPVNGVVMNPPFHEGRAADPKLGAGFIRAAAGLLTGAGRLWMVANRHLPYEQALRECFAEVAELGGDSRFKILTASGARRPGARP, from the coding sequence TTGGCTGGATCACGGCTGGAACTTGTCTTTGGCGGCACGCCGCCGGAAGGGCGCTGGCTGCTGATCGGCGCCGGCGCGGCGACCGACCTTTCCCCTTTCGACGCTGCCCGGCCGCAGATCGTGCAGGGCTTCTATCCCGATCACCGGGCGCTGCAGGCGCGCGGCCATGAGGTCGTCACCGAACCCTCGGGCGCCTTCGACGGCGCCGTGGTCTTCCTGCCCCGTGCCCGGGCCGAGGCGCGGGCGCGCATCGCCGAGGCCGCGGGGCGGCTGGCGCCCGGAGCCGCGCTCTGGATCGACGGGCAGAAGACCGATGGCATCGACGCGGTGCTGAAGGAGATGCGCGGCCTTGCCCCGGTGGACGAGGTGCAATCGCGCGGCCACGGCAAGATCTTCCGGGTGACGCTGCCCGGAGGGGGCTGGCTGCCCGAGGACTGGCCGGCCCGCGACCATCAGGCCGCCCCGGGCATGGTGACGCGGCCCGGGGTGTTTTCGGCCGACGGGCCGGACCCGGCCTCGCAGGCGCTGGCGGCGGCGCTGCCGGACAAGCTGCCGACCCGCATCGTCGACCTCGGCGCGGGCTGGGGCTGGCTTTCGGCCCAGATCCTCAGGCATCCGGGCGTCGAGCAACTGCATCTGGTCGAGGCCGATGCGGCGGCGCTGGATTGCGCGCGGCGCAACGTGACCGACCCGCGCGCGCGGTTCCATTGGGCGGATGCGCTGGATTTCCGCCTGCCCGAGCCGGTGAACGGCGTCGTCATGAACCCGCCCTTCCACGAGGGGCGCGCGGCCGATCCGAAGCTGGGCGCCGGCTTCATCCGCGCGGCGGCGGGCCTGCTGACGGGGGCCGGGCGGCTGTGGATGGTCGCCAACCGGCACCTGCCCTATGAGCAGGCGCTGCGGGAATGCTTTGCCGAAGTCGCGGAACTGGGCGGCGATTCGCGGTTCAAGATCCTGACCGCCTCGGGCGCGCGGCGTCCCGGCGCCCGTCCATAG
- a CDS encoding cytochrome b/b6 domain-containing protein, with protein sequence MKASNTARAYGWVARMFHWTVAVLILAAIAIGLYADNLPEGGETQLQAIFTAYSVHKTVGMAALALAALRLLWTLTQPKPRPLHPERRLESFGAEVVHWAMWIGMVVMPLSGWLLHSAAPGGFARILWPFGQRLPFVPEDAALSGRFAAFHEFGWWLLAGLILLHVAGALKHAIIDRDGTMRRMAGNPERAPEPPAAQPGLLPHVLAALAGLAVWVGVAFIPADTPEAQEMPATASAPAAAAGSGWAVEQGALEIEAMQAGNAVTGQFGQWQADIAYDPESRTGRVTVDVDIASLTLGAISDPAKGPDFLNAAAHPAARFEAEILPPAAEGQPHVAHGRLTLAGQTVEADLPFELTLQGDVAQAQGQMRVDRRDFGIGAGYADESTVGFGVEIGFELSARRQ encoded by the coding sequence ATGAAAGCCAGCAATACCGCCCGCGCCTATGGCTGGGTCGCCCGCATGTTCCACTGGACGGTCGCGGTGCTGATCCTGGCCGCCATCGCCATCGGGCTTTACGCGGACAACCTGCCCGAGGGCGGGGAAACGCAGCTGCAGGCGATCTTCACCGCCTATTCCGTGCACAAGACCGTGGGCATGGCGGCGCTGGCCCTCGCCGCGCTGCGCCTGCTGTGGACGCTGACCCAGCCGAAGCCGCGCCCGCTGCACCCCGAGCGGCGGCTGGAAAGCTTCGGCGCCGAGGTCGTGCATTGGGCGATGTGGATCGGCATGGTCGTCATGCCGCTGTCGGGCTGGCTTCTGCATTCCGCGGCGCCGGGCGGCTTTGCCCGCATCCTCTGGCCCTTCGGCCAGCGCCTGCCCTTCGTTCCCGAGGACGCGGCGCTGTCCGGGCGCTTCGCGGCCTTCCACGAATTCGGCTGGTGGCTGCTGGCCGGGCTGATCCTGCTGCATGTCGCGGGGGCGCTGAAGCACGCGATCATCGACCGCGACGGCACCATGCGCCGCATGGCCGGCAATCCCGAACGCGCGCCCGAGCCCCCGGCCGCGCAGCCCGGCCTCCTGCCGCATGTCCTGGCCGCCCTGGCGGGGCTGGCGGTCTGGGTGGGGGTCGCCTTCATCCCGGCCGACACCCCGGAGGCGCAGGAGATGCCCGCCACCGCATCCGCCCCTGCGGCCGCGGCCGGATCGGGCTGGGCGGTCGAACAGGGCGCTCTGGAGATCGAGGCCATGCAGGCCGGCAATGCGGTGACGGGGCAGTTCGGGCAATGGCAGGCCGATATCGCCTATGACCCTGAGAGCCGGACCGGACGGGTGACGGTCGATGTCGACATCGCCTCGCTGACGCTGGGCGCCATCAGCGACCCGGCCAAGGGACCGGATTTCCTGAACGCCGCCGCCCATCCCGCCGCGCGTTTCGAGGCCGAGATCCTGCCTCCCGCGGCCGAGGGTCAGCCGCATGTCGCGCATGGCCGGCTGACCCTCGCCGGCCAGACGGTCGAGGCCGATTTGCCCTTCGAGCTGACGCTTCAGGGTGATGTGGCGCAGGCACAGGGGCAGATGCGCGTCGATCGCCGCGATTTCGGCATCGGCGCGGGCTATGCCGATGAAAGCACCGTGGGATTCGGGGTCGAGATCGGGTTCGAGTTGAGCGCGCGGCGGCAATAG